Below is a window of Mucilaginibacter sp. PAMC 26640 DNA.
CCGGCTGTGGTTAAGTAAAGTTTATTCATCAATGTTTTTAAGAAATCTGTATAATAAAATAATTCAACGCACAATTACCGCAAAAATAATCGCTTTTTACAAGTATGGGGCTGTAACGATTTTGTTAGTACAAAAACCTCTATAATTCAAATCGCAGCATAAAAACAAAGCCATTTAATTAAATCTGAAAGCTTCCCACATTTATTAATAACAGGGCATCGTATGGTCCTGATAAGTAAACCTTAGTTTGTATAATTCAAAAACAAATAAATTTATTCATAGTTGAAATAAGTAACATCTAACAAAACTATGGAAACGATAAACACAGAAAAAATTGCAGCTAAAGGCTATGGTGCCTCGGGCAGCCTGTTTGGGGGAGAAACCCTTGAACTTATGGAGTTTGAACGCGATGCACCTAAAGATAATGAGGTGCTGATTGAAGTACTTTATTGCGGCGTGTGCCACAGTGACGTACACCAGGTAGAAAACGACTGGAAAAACACGCTCTATCCATGTGTACCGGGCCATGAGGTAGTGGGTAAAATTACTTATGCAGGCAGTGCGGTAACCAAATTTAAGGTAGGCGATACCGTTGGTGTAGGCTGTATGATAGATAGTTGTAAAAGCTGTTCGGCCTGCCACGAAGGAGAAGAGCAATTTTGTGAGCATCCGCATGGGCCTACCATGACCTATAACGGCTATTTTGTAGCTGACGGAAGCGGATATAACACCTTTGGCGGTTACGCTAACAACCTGGTGGTACGCGAGGATTTTGTGCTGAGCATTCCGGAAGGCTTGGATGTGGCTAAAGTTGCACCTATCCTTTGCGCAGGTGTTACTACTTATTCCCCGCTTAATCACTGGAAAGTAAAGGCAGGTGACAAAGTTGCGATTGTGGGTATCGGCGGTTTGGGCCACATGGGTGTAATGATAGCCAAGGCCATGGGCGCCGAGGTTACCGCGATTACCACTAAAGAAGAAAAACGTGAACTGGCGCTGGAATTAGGCGCGGATAAAGTGATCGTATCAGAAAATGAAGATGAAATGAAGCAGTTTGAAAAATACTTCAACTTTATTTTGGTAACCATCCCCGATCCGTTTGATGTAACCCCATACATTTCATTGATGCGTCGCCGCGGATCTTTAGTTACCGTTGGATTACTGGCACCTTACAAAGAGCCACTGAACAATATGGAGATGGCCAGCCAGGGCCGCAGCATCGGCGGATCATTAATAGGTGGTATTGCCGAAACCCAGGAAGTGCTTGATTTTTGTGCCAAACATAACATTTTACCATTGGTAGAGATGATCAGCATTGAGGATATCAACGATGCCTATACAAAAATTAAAGACGAAGACGTGCGTTTCCGTTATGTAATAGATATGCAATCCTTAAAACAATAAGTTACCCGGCCCCGTTTTAAAACGGGGCCATTTTTTATATAAACAATGAAAACAGAAAACATAAAAAAAGCAACGAGGATATTATTAGGTGCTAATTTGATCTTTGCAGGTGTAAGCCACCTTAGCTTTGGGCGTAAAGCTTTCAGGGCCCAGGTACCGGATTGGGTTCCGTTAAAAACAGATGATACTGTAATTTACTCGGGCATTGCGGAAATTGCTTTAGGTGCAGCGCTAGTGTTCACCCCGCAAAAACATGAAAAAAACGTAGGTAAAATCTCGGCCGCCTTCTTTACAGCAGTATTCCCGGGCAATATTTCGCAATACCAGCATGATCGGAGTGCCTTTGGTTTGGATACCAAGAAAAAAAGATTCGGCCGGTTATTGTTTCAACCGTTGCTGGTGTTTTGGGCACTGAAAAGTACAGGCAACGTGTAAGGATATTGCACAGTAAATTCATTGTGCCAATATTGTCCATCATGTGTGTTAGATATGTATTCAATCTCATTGATTCCAAAAGCTTTAGATCGCCTAATGGGAAAATCCGAAATTATGTGTGGTAAGCCATGTATGAAGGGTTACGGATGACCGTGGGAACCGTAATAGGCACTTTAGCCCTCGGATTTACTATCGAATTTATAAAGAGATTTTTAGATTAAACGGATGGGACTACACTGTAAACCGCATAAAAAATCACCCAGGAATTATAGGTACTTGGACAAGACAACTTATTAATAATCTGCTGTCAAAAGGCATTTTAGAAGAGCTTGAGAAAAAGACACAAATAGCTCAGCAGGTAAAAAAACCGCTCGCCTACAACAAGGCCTTACGCTCGATTTTGGAGAGCCGCACTTAGAAAACAATTAATCTCAGTTATCACACTGACGAATATTTCTGATACATGGCAAGAGTTTCTAAAAAACTTTGGAAAGAAATTCAAAAAAGAACTTTTAGAACCGCCACCAACAAGCTTTAAAAAAGGAATCGTAAAAACATTTCGGCAAAAAATATTTGGAGTTAAATGGAGATTTATTTGGACAGACCGATTTGTTTGGAAACCAAGTCCAACAAGACTTAAAAGAAGATAGACAGCCGCCTTTATCAGACTTTAATAATAAGCTAAAAACCGCTTTAAACTACAACCCAAAAAAATGAGATTAAAAAGCATAAAAAAAGAGCAGAATTTTTCTGCTCTTAATGTTATTAACTTTGCCTTACTATAAGGTAAGTGGTGTTATTTTACAATGATATCCATAAAGTTATTTATTAAATAGACGTTAATATTTTAACAATGTTATTTTAAATGTGTTTTTATTATTTAATCTTAAACGTATTCCCACTTAAGAAGTTGCCCTGTTCGATATTGCCAGTATGTTTATATGACTTACTTTTAACAATAGAGAAACCCGTTAATGAATGTTTTGCTATTATTTCAAAAGTAATAAACTTTCTTTGATTTAAACAAGTTTTTATGTCATGATAAGTAGAAAACTGCGCTGCGTAGTTAGTTCTACTGCTCAATCGTTTATCGGGAAGGAAAAAGTCTTGCCAAAGATGTTTCCAACATATTTGCGGCAATACCCATTGCTCGCTTTTTCGTAAAGGCACTTCGATATAGGAAACATCATCTCCATTTAGCGAAGGCGTCTGTTCGCATATGTACAATTTAATTTTTATATCATATGCATAATAAAGCAAAGATTTATTCACAACCTTAAATGAAAATAAATTTTGATTCCCAGAACCTGTATTTTCTTTAGAACAAGAAATACTATCCCCAATACGGATTTTAGGTTTAAATCTGCTTATTATGATTAGGAAAATGGCGGAAGACATAATACCTACAACTATAGCAGATATAGAATCAGTAAGAAATTTTGTATAAATCATGTGATTGGTTAAGCTCGCCAAACGTACAAAATAATTTCGATTTATAATATGTAACTGTTTAGTGTAAACTTGTATGTAGTTACAAAATATTACCATAGCACATTTAAGCGGGATAATTTTGCCAACGTTCAATAATTATACAGCCCTGATTGAAGGAGGTGCTTTGTTGGTAATAGACGATGACAGACAAAGGATCAGCATATCACCTCTTCGATTAGCCGGTTAAAGCAGGATAAAGTTGATCACTCCTATCCTGCTACTTAAAATTTCTTCCTCCGTAAAACACCTCCTTTTGGGGATCATCACGCGATGGGCGGTTACCGTCGCCGTGATATGGTTTGGTAGTTTCATCGCCACGGGCCAGCGTCAATACCGGCAAATCTTCTTTGTTATTTTTGGTGAGGCCTCGCATTAGTTTGGTAAGATCGAAACAGCGCTTTACAATTACGTGTACCACAATTCCTTCGCGCTGTAAGGTACCCTCTACCATCAGCAGGCGTGCCTGGAGTATTTCCTTACGGTATTTATCAAAAAGGCTTTCAAACACCACCAGGTTAGAGAAACCGGTTTCATCTTCTATGGTAATAAAACACACCCCTTTGGCCGTACCGGGCCTTTGCCGCACCAATACCAAACCGGCAACTCTAACGGTTGCACCATTGGCTATGCCATCCAGCTCTTTAGTGGAAGAGATACGCAGTAAGCTCAGTTTTTCGCGCACAAAACTTACCGGATGTGCTTTTAGCGAAAGTGCTGTAGTAGCGTAATCTTGTATCACATGTTCTGATGCGGCCATTAAGGGCAGAGACACCTGCGTTTCTATCACACTTTCTGAAGGCTGACCGGCAAATAACGCAACCGGGGCATCTGCCAGTGCAGCTACTTCCCAAAGCGCTTGTCGCCTGTCTAACCCAATGGACCGGAAAGCGTCACCATCGGCCAGCCGTTCCATTGCGGCCTGGGAAATCCCGGCATGCTGCAATTGTGTAATGGTTTTATAACCGCCCATTGGTTTGGCCCGTACCAACAGCTGCATATCTTCTTCCCGCAGGCCTTTTATCTGCCGCAAACCAATCCTTAGCGGGCGGTATTTATCCTCGCCTGTTTCCAGTGTATTATCCCAAAAGGAAAGGTTGATATCTGCCGGCCTTACTTCTACCCCATGTTTACGGGCATCTATCACAATTTGTGCAGGCTGATAAAAACCCATAGGCAAACTATTGAGCAAGGCACAGGCAAATACATCAGGGTAATAACATTTAAGCCAGCAGGAAACGTATACCAGCAAGGCAAAACTCGCGGCATGGCTCTCCGGGAAACCGTAGCTACCAAATCCCTCAAGTTGTTTAAATACTCTTTTAGCAAATGACTCTTCATATCCCCTATCCGTCATACCTGTCACCAGCTTTTTCTGAAAAGCACTCACCAGTCCTTTTGCCTTAAAAGTAGCCATGCTACGGCGCAGTTCATCTGCTTCGGCTGGTGTAAAACCGGCTGCTACAATAGCAATTTCCATAGCCTGCTCCTGAAAGAGCGGTACCCCGAGCGTTCGCCCTAAAATCGCCCTTAATTCTTCTTTTGGATACTCTTCCGCTTCTTCTTTATTGCGCCTGCGCAGGTATGGGTGCACCATATCTCCCTGTATCGGCCCTGGGCGAACAATGGCTACCTCAATCACCAGATCATAGAACTTTGCCGGTTTGAGGCGGGGAAGCATAGACATTTGCGCGCGGCTTTCTATCTGAAAAACGCCCAGGGTATCTGCCTGCTGAATCATTTCATACACTTTGGGATCATCCTCCTTATTGATCTCCGCCAGCGTAAGATCTTTACCATAATGATCTTTTGCCAGATCAAACGCTTTGCGGATACAGGTGAGCATCCCCAGGCCCAGCACATCCACCTTTAAAAAGCCCAGCGCATCAATATCATCCTTGTTCCACTCCACGCAGGTACGGTCTTCCATCCGGGCATTCATAATAGGGCACAGATCTGATAGTTTACCCTGCGTAATTACAAAGCCACCCGTATGCTGCCCCAGCTGCCGCGGAAAGCCAATGAGCTGACCGATCAGCTGCAACACTTTTTTCAAATGCGGATCATGAGGGTTCAGGCCCTGTTCTTCTAACTGACTGCCCTCCAAAAACTCCTCATCGAAATGCCATACCGCGCTGGAAAAGCGGTTAATGGTATCAACCGAAAGCCCCATGGCCTTCCCTACATCGCGAATAGCGCCTTTATATCGCTCCTGCGTAACGGTTGCCACAATGGCCGACCGGTGCCGGCCGTATTTATTATAGATATACTGGATCACTTCCTCCCTTCGTTCATGTTCGAAATCCACATCGATGTCAGGCGGTTCGTCCCGCGCATCCGACATAAACCTGGCAAAAAGCAGGTTGAATTTAGAGGGATCTACCGAGGTGATACCCAAACAATAGCACACCACAGAATTGGCCGCAGAGCCCCGCCCCTGGCAAAGGATGCCCTGCTCGCGTGCAAAGCGCACATAATCATAAACCGTTAAAAAATAGGAGGCATAATTTTTTTTCTCCATAAAGTCCAGCTCCATTTCAATATTTTCCCTCACCTTTTGGGGAATTTCATTATTGAATTTTTCATTGGCGCCTTTCCATGCCAGGTGTACCAGTTCCTGCTGCGGGGTACGCCCTTCGCTGGTAATTTCTTCGGGATAAATATATTTGAGACTGTCTAAAGAAAATTTACAGGCTTCGGCAATGGCTAAGGCATTTTCAATTGCCTCCGGGTATTTTTGAAACAAACGGTGCATTTCTTCAACGGGCTTTAAATGCCGCTCTGCATTTTCATGCAGCCTGAAACCCGCATTCTGGATGGTGCACTTTTCGCGCACACAAGTGAGTATATCCTGGAGTTCACGCCGTTCGGCAACATGATAGTGGGCATCATTAGTGGCTACTAATGGCACCCCCAGTTTAGAGAGGCGATGTAATCTTTTTTCATCATTGCCATTATAGCTGCGCGATGCTGCCAAATAGAGGTTATCACCAAAAGCCCGGCGATAATCGGCCAGATCCTGTAAAAATGTAGCCTCGAAATTAAAGGTTTCGGTTAAACTATCCGGCGGCACCACAATAAGCTTTATGCCTTCGGCATGCGTGTATACATCTGCTTTGTATAAATGGCATTCTCCTTTTTCTGCACGCAGGTTGCCGATGGTAAGCAAATTAGATAGCCTGCTGTAAGCAGCCGTGTCGGTAGGGTAAGCCATCAGGCTGGGACCATCTAGCAGGTCGATCCGGCAGGCAGGAATAAAACGAATGCTCTTTTCCTTTTCGCCTTCATCCTCCCTGCTATTTCTGAGTTTTTTAGCAGCCACATGGGCGCGCACAATCCCTGCAAAAGTATTCCGATCTGTTACAGCGATAGCCGTATAACCGTATATATCTGCCTGTTGCACCATTTCTTCGGGGTGAGATGCCCCCCTCAAGAAAGTGAAATTGCTGGTTACCTGTAATTCTGCGTATTGCATTTAACTCTTTGTATTTATCAGTTGCCTTTCTCCATCTTTACTGGTGGAGAATTTAACTCACCCCCCGCCCCCTATCTGCTACGCAAAGAGGGGGAGATATGGCTTTGCTGCATTTAAGCCTGCCACATCAATATAAATCAGGCAAAAAAACCATGAATAAACCACTGGTTGCTGCCATCTGGCTGGTAATGTCCCAGCCTGAACAACCAGTACCGCTGCCCATCCTGATCTTCTACATTATAGTAATCGCGGTGCTGCCCGCCTTCCAGCCACCATTCGCGTTCTATGCGTTCGGGGCCGTCGGCTCGTTTTATATGGTGCCGCTGATTTTTGTATATAAATACAATCGGCGGATAATCCGGAATGGGGGCGGCCACTTCAATAGCTTCGGGCCGGGGTAGTAACCGCACTGGTCTGGGTTTATCGCTCCGCCAGTTAATGGCCGGCTTGTCTTCCAGTGATACTGCCTTCTTAATACTGCGTTCGGGCCAGTAATGCTCATCGGGCAGGTAACGGTGTATGGTATCTGCTCCTACTTTGCCGGCCAGCCTGTCCAGCAGCTCAATTACGCCCACATCATCCAAACCCGGTTTACCGGCCCACATTGCCTCCTGCACCAGTGATACATCTTCCACTTTGGTGGCCTCCAATACAAAAAGCTCTATCCCTAAAGCTGGTTCAATCGAAGCAATTTTAAGCCCCAGCAGTTTAAAAAGATGATTAATATTATAGGTGGCCCGGTTGGTACCGATTTGTACCTGCTCCAATTTGCCATCAATGCGGTAACCCTTCAGCACCGCTACCCTAATGCCTTTACCTTCCTGATGCAGCCGCTTGCACAGCGCTTCCAGCAAACGGGTAATAGCAATCTCAATGCCTACAACGGTACGGATAGGTTCCATACAAGGCAGGCGTTCCTGGTAGGGCGGAATGATATGCAGGGGCTGCAAAACTTCATCTGCCTGCCCTAATGCCTGGGCCAGCCGCAGCAAAAAATGCTCGCCGAAACGCCTGCGCAATACCGAGCGCGGCATATTGATAAAATTGCCGATGGTGTTTAAACCCAGCTTTTGCAGCCGCTGTAAAACCACAGGCTCCAGCCTTAAAGCTATCGGCGGTAAGCTAAGCAGTGCTGCAGCATGCTCACCGGTTTTAATAATAGGCGTTACTTTGCCATAACGGGCAATGGCCCATGCAGCGCCCGCGGTATCAGCCATGGCGGCGCGTACATCATAGCCTTTACTGCGCAGGCGGTTAACTATTTCTTTCAGATAATCGCGTTCACTGCCCCAAAGATGTGTGCAGCCGCTTACATCCAGCATCAGCCCATCCGGCAGATCGGTAGCGATAATGGGCGTATACCTGGTACACCACTCGCCCAGGCCTTTTAACAATTTGGCCGCACGACCGGGCTTTTCATCAAACACCTGCAAATCACTAATAATGGCTTTGGCATCTGCAACAGGCATTCCTATAACTACACCCTCTTCCATCGCTTTAAGGTTAGCCGCAACAATAAGCATACGGCCATGATCCGGCGCGGAGAATATAAGGGGCAGGTCCTTCAGTTCTGGTCGGCGGAGCGTGAGCCAGTCGGTAGTTAAATACCTGAACCATATGGATACAAAGCGGCGCTGCATAATTACCCTGCATTAAGCATTTGCTGCTTAACCCCGCTTTCGGCAACTGTTTCAGCAATGGAAACAAACCGCCCGGTTAGCCATTCTGCTTGCCATATACCCGGGTTGCCGTTACGTACTTTTAATAATTCAACATTCCAGCGCGGATGGCCAACACCCGGTAAGCCATCCTGCAGCTCACTGGGCAGGTGGGTGATCTTCCAGCGGGCAGTGCAGGCAGTTGTACCCAGCTTACGCGCATCGGTACGCATCATAAAACCGGTTACTTTGCTTTGCTCAACAGCCAGCTGTAAACGGCGCGACTGGGTAAAGCTGATCTCGTTCAGTTCAGCAATAACGGCAGAAAGGCCTCCGCATTTTAAGGCCTCTTCCGTAGCCCAAAGTACGTCACGCTCGCGTTTCAGGTCAACAAATATCATTTTATCCGGCTCTACCCC
It encodes the following:
- a CDS encoding hydroxyacid dehydrogenase, yielding METINTEKIAAKGYGASGSLFGGETLELMEFERDAPKDNEVLIEVLYCGVCHSDVHQVENDWKNTLYPCVPGHEVVGKITYAGSAVTKFKVGDTVGVGCMIDSCKSCSACHEGEEQFCEHPHGPTMTYNGYFVADGSGYNTFGGYANNLVVREDFVLSIPEGLDVAKVAPILCAGVTTYSPLNHWKVKAGDKVAIVGIGGLGHMGVMIAKAMGAEVTAITTKEEKRELALELGADKVIVSENEDEMKQFEKYFNFILVTIPDPFDVTPYISLMRRRGSLVTVGLLAPYKEPLNNMEMASQGRSIGGSLIGGIAETQEVLDFCAKHNILPLVEMISIEDINDAYTKIKDEDVRFRYVIDMQSLKQ
- a CDS encoding error-prone DNA polymerase, translated to MQYAELQVTSNFTFLRGASHPEEMVQQADIYGYTAIAVTDRNTFAGIVRAHVAAKKLRNSREDEGEKEKSIRFIPACRIDLLDGPSLMAYPTDTAAYSRLSNLLTIGNLRAEKGECHLYKADVYTHAEGIKLIVVPPDSLTETFNFEATFLQDLADYRRAFGDNLYLAASRSYNGNDEKRLHRLSKLGVPLVATNDAHYHVAERRELQDILTCVREKCTIQNAGFRLHENAERHLKPVEEMHRLFQKYPEAIENALAIAEACKFSLDSLKYIYPEEITSEGRTPQQELVHLAWKGANEKFNNEIPQKVRENIEMELDFMEKKNYASYFLTVYDYVRFAREQGILCQGRGSAANSVVCYCLGITSVDPSKFNLLFARFMSDARDEPPDIDVDFEHERREEVIQYIYNKYGRHRSAIVATVTQERYKGAIRDVGKAMGLSVDTINRFSSAVWHFDEEFLEGSQLEEQGLNPHDPHLKKVLQLIGQLIGFPRQLGQHTGGFVITQGKLSDLCPIMNARMEDRTCVEWNKDDIDALGFLKVDVLGLGMLTCIRKAFDLAKDHYGKDLTLAEINKEDDPKVYEMIQQADTLGVFQIESRAQMSMLPRLKPAKFYDLVIEVAIVRPGPIQGDMVHPYLRRRNKEEAEEYPKEELRAILGRTLGVPLFQEQAMEIAIVAAGFTPAEADELRRSMATFKAKGLVSAFQKKLVTGMTDRGYEESFAKRVFKQLEGFGSYGFPESHAASFALLVYVSCWLKCYYPDVFACALLNSLPMGFYQPAQIVIDARKHGVEVRPADINLSFWDNTLETGEDKYRPLRIGLRQIKGLREEDMQLLVRAKPMGGYKTITQLQHAGISQAAMERLADGDAFRSIGLDRRQALWEVAALADAPVALFAGQPSESVIETQVSLPLMAASEHVIQDYATTALSLKAHPVSFVREKLSLLRISSTKELDGIANGATVRVAGLVLVRQRPGTAKGVCFITIEDETGFSNLVVFESLFDKYRKEILQARLLMVEGTLQREGIVVHVIVKRCFDLTKLMRGLTKNNKEDLPVLTLARGDETTKPYHGDGNRPSRDDPQKEVFYGGRNFK
- a CDS encoding nucleotidyltransferase codes for the protein MQRRFVSIWFRYLTTDWLTLRRPELKDLPLIFSAPDHGRMLIVAANLKAMEEGVVIGMPVADAKAIISDLQVFDEKPGRAAKLLKGLGEWCTRYTPIIATDLPDGLMLDVSGCTHLWGSERDYLKEIVNRLRSKGYDVRAAMADTAGAAWAIARYGKVTPIIKTGEHAAALLSLPPIALRLEPVVLQRLQKLGLNTIGNFINMPRSVLRRRFGEHFLLRLAQALGQADEVLQPLHIIPPYQERLPCMEPIRTVVGIEIAITRLLEALCKRLHQEGKGIRVAVLKGYRIDGKLEQVQIGTNRATYNINHLFKLLGLKIASIEPALGIELFVLEATKVEDVSLVQEAMWAGKPGLDDVGVIELLDRLAGKVGADTIHRYLPDEHYWPERSIKKAVSLEDKPAINWRSDKPRPVRLLPRPEAIEVAAPIPDYPPIVFIYKNQRHHIKRADGPERIEREWWLEGGQHRDYYNVEDQDGQRYWLFRLGHYQPDGSNQWFIHGFFA
- a CDS encoding Error-prone repair protein ImuA; translation: MAESKKEIINQLQKDILLLQGFKPPTGATQTIGLGPIEGAFPNGIFPVGAIHEFLTTRPEDAAASGGFVGGILKSLMKQGGACLWISTSRSLFPPSLKTFGVEPDKMIFVDLKRERDVLWATEEALKCGGLSAVIAELNEISFTQSRRLQLAVEQSKVTGFMMRTDARKLGTTACTARWKITHLPSELQDGLPGVGHPRWNVELLKVRNGNPGIWQAEWLTGRFVSIAETVAESGVKQQMLNAG